The DNA window ATTATCACACGCAAGTGTCATGTCTGAGGTGTGTGGTGTAGTTAACACTTCTAAAACCACATGACTACACCATTATGTATGAGCTTTGTCATACgtttcacattttaaatatgaGAAAGAGGAACACTTTGGTGTGGCATGTCACGTGTTGCTTggttcagcaaaaacaaaaatttggtatgactaaattgtttttaaaaattgggtgTGATTTTAAGGGGTATTACTAAACAAACATTGTACACATATGCAATCACCTAGTAACCACAAAGTACTCCAGTGCTGTTACTAGGCCACAATCAAAAGTCTCAGGTATACATAAAACTCAGAACAATGTATCTtctaatatatttgctttttgtacaCTGTAAAGTGTATGTTTTTCGTTTTGTACAGAATATGGAAATGTTAAAGCCACTATCACTTTTTCAATCTGATCCGGTGGTCATTGCTTCCAATACAGGACATAgtaggaaatccaaaatgttgacGTCTCACGAAACAGGCATAGAGTGGAAAAGAACAATGAAAAGCACAGTACACTGGTTGGGATTATATCATATAATTGGCACCCTTAACTTTGCTGGTCAATAGGAGGAATGTTGGCATGGTGAATCTGTGATCAATAAGAAGAAGAGTGCTTCTGCCTTGAAAGTCAGTGAGAAGGAAATTGTTGACACCAATGTTGGCAGGCAGTAGAAGAAAAAATGCCCAAGCCTTAATCAGTTTGCCATTGTTTTAATCAATAGATGGTATATAGGTATAGGAAAATAGATGGTATAATAGATAGGTAGAGCAGGCAGcctgtgtgttttatattgcCTGGAGCTCAACTTTCAATACAAACTTGGAAACACTTGGGGATTACATAACAACAAGCAACTGTTGAGGCAATTAACACTTTGGAAAGaagtattcaatgtacagcacaatTAATGAAGTAGTGGTCAAAAGTATGTTAATTAGTGCCCTTTACTTTTCAGTGAGAAGGACGAAGAATACCTTGACCGATTAAAATAGACACTTCAACGGATGGGGACAGGTGacttttacctgcaaaaaaagaaggTTCCCAAACACTTAATATTCCTGTAAGTCCAACAGAAAGGCTCTGTCTTCAGCATGTGCCTGTGCTAAGACTATGGACATTGCCTTTTTAGCATATTActaacaaacagtaaaacattAGTTTGTTATCgaattttttgccgtataagacgcacattttcttccccaaaactgggggggaaaagttggtgcgtcttatacaacaaatgtgttataaaataattaaaataagatactcacccaatacccgatcctgcgtgtgtcccctctcctctctggctgcagcgtgtgtctcctctcctctttgGCTGCAgggtgtgtctcctcctggctgcagtgcagagcgaaagaagccggcacatcgccccctgctgatccctgcccttaagctgcgtacacacctgcaatttttctcgttggaaaggatctttcacgatcctttccaacgagaaaagactgcacgatgcatgaacgatgctgtacatacagcaccgttcatgctctatggagagggtagggggagagcgacggagcggcaccctgctgcgcgctctccccttccctttcattaggatcggtcgtcgtccatcgtccatggatccgccaggacggtcgtcggacgatggacgacgaccgactgtacacacggcagattttcgcccgataattggctaataccgattatcgggcgagaaaaatttgccgtgtgtacgcagcttaactgccgtacagtggaaaaaaaggtaagaacggcacagagtgatcagaacgggaatttgaatggcacagagtgatcagaaggggaatttgaaaggcacagagtgatcagaaagggaatttgaattgcacatgagtgatcagaaggggaataccggtatgaatggcacatgagcgatcagaaggggaataatctttcagaatctttttttttctagattttcctcctttaaaattgggtgcgtcttatattccggagagtcttatacggcgaaaaatacggtagtttgttccacctgaaagaaaagccccaatggataatcaaagaggagtggactcctatttgcccagcctgtgattacatctTGTGTATCTGTGGAAAGaatagaagaagaggagggaaggAAAGTCAGGTTTTTAAaaggcaaccagagttaaatttaaacaacataatttaaaagattaagagctatgtctctataaatgaatcctaggccaacatataaccactagtttttgcaaaaaaatagcaatatagtttagtatcatactaggttagcgatggccgTAAGGTGTctcacccaacgcgtttcgcccgaaGGTTTTGaaggttgcccttcaaaagcctggctttcccccctcctcttcttctcttcctcccacagatacacgaaaCAGTAAAACATCTTTATGACAATCCATCCCTGGTTGTTTAAAGATGATATTTGAGATAAACCTAAACCTCACCACACACCTTCCTGCTACCAACCATTAGGAAGCTTCTGTTATTCTCTCTTTCTCTGCACGTGTGTTGAGGACACTTGTTATTGGCTGTCTAGTGATGGGGTCCTTTCAGCATTCAAATCAGGTGTGACATCTTTGCAAGAGGATAGTTGGAGACCAGCCTGGCGAGGGACTTAGACAGTGAATTTAGGCAAGAAAATCTTTCCTCacaaattaaagcagaagtaaactcttAAGAGAAAAAGGtaccaggaggtagaggtttttgtCAGAAAAGTACCTGCTTCTGGTATTTTTTGTTCTTACTTTGCACTGCGCAGCGCGTGTGCCATGCAATGAAGAGCTCAGCTTTATTTCCAGGATTGTTGGGAATAGACTTGGATGTCCAGGACAGTGTAACTTTTGCAGCAGTGTTCACCAATAGTTGAAGAGGATCAGGGAAGACCCAGAACAGTTGGCAGCAAAGTTGGATTCTATAGGGGATGTAGCATTGATaggttcctggacctgtcattactGCAGGGTGCTAAGAAAGCAGTGTTGCCAGTTATGGCAAAAATTCACCCACGTCAAGAGGTTAAGTTCTGCCTTAGGAAAATAAACCCAGCTGGATGGGTTATAGGGAGGTGGGAGGGTgatcaaaatatgatttttggtCAGAGAAGGCTTTATTGTGAAGCTACTCATTCTCATAGATTACAACAAAGTCTCCAGAGTCAAGTTTTAGTCAATCTATACAAGCTTAAAATTGTAACAAATAGCCAGGTGGCTGAAAGACAAATGAGTTTGTAGAAATGCTAAATAATTCTGCTGGCAGAATACAAAGCAAAAACCTAACAGCTACAATGGACAACCACCTTTGTTCAGAAGCCCCCAATGGTAACAAACAGCAGATTTCCTGGTGCCCCGCTCCTCCTGCACCAAGAACCCCGTGAGCTCTTGTCACTACTTCTGCACAATAGGGCTCTACTGCATTGTAAAGTACTGTCAATCTAGTTGTAAAAGGTTGCCGGTAGAAGGGGaaataaaagactaaaataaaagAGCTAATAGTCCACCACCATACAGTGacaagcaaaaacatttacctaaagtAGTATTCTTTTATGCTTCTTTGTAAGCTCATATGGAAAACAGCATGGAGTGAAATTTATTGATGTCACTATTGTGCTGCTCATGTTTCTCCTTTGAGGAGCAGAAGGAACAATGCAagcatctccctgcttctgcttcattcattATGTGGATCTGTGCTTTTTGAACCTTTTCTACTCGCGACCAGTCCTTTGTTTTTCGCTTACACAGTTTACAGTCCTCAAGGTCAGACAGGTGCCCATATCAGATGTAAGGCGCACTACAAGTTAATTTAGGTAATCCTGCCACTGTACAACACAATAGCTTGCTCCTAGAAAAAGTTCATATGTACCCTTGGCttttatggataaatgtaaatgaaatacaaCTATTTGAGAAAGTGTTGCCATCATAGATCTAGTATCCACAGGcataggtgaaaataaaggtcCTGGGGATGCGGATAAGGCTAGATGACAGCCAGTACTCATTCTCTACTTTTTTCttctccccccacccccactaCCTCATATTTCTTTTGTCTTCCTCACATATGTAGTTTACTGTACTTCATTTGTCCCTAGTCCCTATCCTCAGACAAGGTCTATACATATGGCAATACAGTGATGATACTCCATAGTTATTTATGAAATGtacttgttttaatatttacttatatataaaatctttgttttttaaaagtaatgtatGCTGTCGAAACTTCATGCACTGAAGATATCATTCATTTATATgaagttaataaaatataacttcAAAATAACTGTtctccaaaaatgtaataaactttccTACTTTAATACTGGTAGTAAATAAAGCATAAGCAACAAAAGGGTTATGTTTAGTAACCCAAATGGAGGTCAGAGTATAGACAGCAGGACCGGTAGCAACGTCAGCCGTTCAACAATAAGGAGACAGCAAGgaaagttttattatttcatatatgtatttgctTTCACCTGTGTAGCTTGCTTGATATATATTTAAGCCAGATAATTATTTGTTGATTAAGATATTCCTATCTTAACACCACTGAGACACCCAAAATGACATCCATATGGTTCACACTACACAGGCAAACTCAAGCAGGactgtatttttcattaatatgatctatgaaaaaaataattcactctATAAACATCCATACCACAAATATTTGTGATCCACAGCAGATTGTTGCactaaaatttaataaacaatttaatacaaaaattTACATCTCCCTATATGTGCTTTATTGTTCCTCAAAAccacaatgaaagaaaaatacattagatGAGACATTGAATGAATGCCTATATTCCCATTTGGTACAGAATAAGAACCATGCAGAAAAATGAAACTACACTTTTTTGTGTAATTGGAATTCCCCACTGGTGGACGTTTTTTCACCTCCTGGATTCCCCATATTTCTTTCTTCCCAGTTTTCTCCACCCTTCTTCTGAATTTTCTTGAAGCCCCAGAAGTCCCTATCCTCAGACAAGGtcacacaataatatataaatcaggAGGAGAGAGAAAGCAAACACAAAGAGGAAGGAACTTCTTGTGAAAGGACAATCATTCGGACCCATGGCTCCTTCTGTGATCAGCTATATCCTTCTGCATCTGTTCCTTCGGGTCAGCGGTAAGAGAAAATCATTAGCTCCACTGTCTACTCCTCTGTTGTTACTATTCAGCATTTTTCCTAGAAACAACTTGTTTAACTCTGTTGTCTCACACTGTTATAttgacctaaatatttttttaactgttttaacAACACAATGAATAGGGGTTTAAAAAAACTAGAATTTAGGGTGAGATTAAtttcaattttattaaaactaaaatatttagcaaatcaaAACTTAACTTCCACATTAgatagaaattgcaaaaaaataaaaaagtttcaatatGACATCAAACTAAAATCTCATTCTCTTAAAGCTCatgatatatatactgtaaacgTTAAGGGATGATACATTTGAAAATCTAGTCTGTTAAgtaattttttctacttttatgaTATTAGTGATAAAAAATTATAtggttaagccgcatacacacttgcaattatagtcattggaaaggatcttttacgatccttttcaacaactagGCACTCccggatgcatgaacgatgctgtacatacagcacggttctgctctatggagaggggagggggagaatgacggagtggcaccccgctgcacgctctcccccttcacttgcattaagatcgttcgttgttcatcgttcgtggatccaccaggacagtcgttcggacgataaaCAACGTGCGCTGTACACAgcccagattctcgtccaatatcggccctgagcttattattgggtgagaaccattggaagtgtgtacgtagctttagaaaacCAGATGAATCcgaaaaaagaattaaaaaaagatttttgtttgaaTGTGTATGACAATATACAGTATCTAGCCTGAAGAGAATCACACTCACAGAGCTTGGATActgaaactaaaatatatttaattggaTAAAACATTCTCCTGACCCGATAATCactaactataaaataaaaaataatttttataaatacatttgtgaaaacaTGTTATTTTTGCTGCATTGGTTTACTGACAATTGCAATCTTTtatatgtattgaataaatgtgtttttgagtAACAATCATTGATATTGATGCCTTAAAAGTGTCACTTTCTTGAATATTCCTATTTTCTGTACCTCCAATAATGATGACTCTAAAATGGTTCTTCTGTTTGAGaatactaaatataaaagtatattagtGTATTAAATGTGTAAATGCTTCTGTGCTGTAAAGAGAGCCCTAAGTTTGGAGAGGGGGAGAGGTTGGAAAGTTTTACACTGTAGTAATAAATGGCCATCTGTTTCCCTTTCTGAAAGGGTTCCTCctcaaaacaaatgtattaaatgatCATGGGCTATACTTATGGCAATACAGTACTGATACTCCATAGTTATTTATGAAATGtacttgttttaatatttacttatatataaaatctttgttttttaaaagtaatgtatGCTGTCGAAAAAATTAAATAGTGgctactatatttttatattttttcattagggAGGAGGAAAGCTTTCATGTTTTTACACTTGCATTGCATAttcttacataataaaataaaaaaaataaaatgtatgatttctGACATACAGAACATAAATAACATATGAAGCATTGACACCATAGTATCAGATGTACATTGCACATGCCGATTGCAATAGTTCTCCTTTAACCTCTTCTTTTAGATATATTGCCCACatactaaggctatgtatacacatcagatgacggttgcctgagatgaatggtcatgctcatcttggacgaaaatctgaaatgtgtacagtgtGCTAATGTAGTTCTTAAGTGCGCCGCAGCGGATTGATAAAGAAGTGATTGGAATGACAGCTGTGCTGAGTATAGTacagtgtacagtgctcattcattcatctgttactggaaatgatcatgaaactTTGTGTACAGTCATAGTGATATGAAATATGTacacagccttttttttatttgcagggagaaaaaataaatactttttaaccaCACTAACACCTTTTTGTAACTTTTAGTCTAtagatttacaaagaaaaataaaaacatttttgcataacAGTATGATCAAATAAAGCCTTGGTTTTCCTATATAATGATATAAGaaattatacatacacacacacacacacacacacattatttatgtattacttttttgtcCTAAATAATGACTCAATTATTAAACAGGCtcacagcaaaaatgtaaaaatagctgTTCCcaatagtatttataaaaaaaaaggagccaCATGAATATATGGACAgtattagaaaacatttaaacagatcctttattgtaagtaaaacattggacttataccaaattatacaaatttttcccataagacatacaaggaaaattattaatcctattgtttttattattattattattatttgcatattatacattgatagggttgtataaaataatttaaacactgctcaatactaaaatacataaatacaaaagcaattaaatgaaataaatgaaaatttactcTCACTTTACCATGCTGaaaagagtcgagtgcctactaggatagtgctgagaagggaggaggaggagatgttctgtaattcacagagagttatagcgcgggttgttcactgaatggtagcaactggcgtagtGATGCTCGTGGCTTTGTCttaagagaggtaaataaggctagcgtgcggtgttatgacgTATTTTGACCCATataagttctagcacaaaggttgtataccaagcaaaaatttTTGGACTTATACTAAGTTATACTAAGTTGGacttccaaagtggacttataccgaggtaccactgtatatatatatagatatatatagtgAACCTAAAGGTTACAAACAACAGATCTTGTATTGTGTTACTTATCCTAATCTCTGTACATGTGTTAATGTTTTCTTAActcttctatttttttctacagcCAACTATGTTTTAACTATAACTCCTCAGAATCCATTGGTGCCTTTTGGAGGGTCAATAAAACTAAATTGCTCCATTAATAATCCTTCATGTACTACTTACTGGAAGGGGCTTGACATCAACCTTGGCAGCATCTATAATGCTCCCGGGTATAGCgtcctaaaaatagaaaatgccGATGTCAGAGTGGAGGGCACCCAAATCTGTATGATAAACTGCCCTGGTCGCAGCAAGAATTTGGAAAAATCAGTGTTTCTTCAAGTATATGGTAAGaagatgtgttttatatatgtgtatggtgccccacaaatatatatatgtatatatatatatatatatatatatatatatatttacctttgcatttaagtcagaaaatgcaccacttctcccagaaaattgttgcaactacaaatgctttggtattgtcatgtgtgtcatgtttatttattttgttggcaatggaagaacacaaaaaaataggaaaaaaaaagatcccaaaacatcaaaaatagcctggacaaaattattggcactgTATATTTAATACTTGGTAACAAACCCTTTGGAAGAATTAACTATTAATCACTTTATGAAActatcaatgagtcttttacttgctactggaattttggaccattCTTCTTTTgacagctgctccaggtctctcagatttgaagggttccttttTCCAACTGCtgttttagatctctccacaggtcctctatgggatttagatccAGACTCATTGCTAGCCACTTCAGAACCACTTCATGCAATATCATATAGCATCAGACTGcaattctcttctctttctccttctatccatttttacatgcttttcaagagcttttttttttaaactaagataAGGAAACCTAGACACTCCTCTGTTTATATACGCCCATCAAAACCCCCAAACACCCCCCGTTAAAGtgcatcaaaaataaaacaaatttaaagtattacaggttgttttttttttaaagcagcgaTGAAGACTGAGTAGAAAAGCGCAATGCCTTTTGGCAACTGACAATTAGGACCTTTTCTCTTGAAGGGTAAGCAGTCGTGTCACTGCAGAGGATGGCACACACTCACTACTGAATCAGTCCTATAGCTAAGCAATCACCAACTTTTCATGATTAGTTCTGGCTCCGACTTAGCAGGAGACATGTCAAATCTCAGAGATAGCTGTTTTCACATATACAGCAGCACTATATATATAGGTGGtatcattttatttgctgcataCTTTAAGCTAATTTTTCAGTGCATTGATTTCATGTCTCTTTTTTTTAGCCCTTCCAGAAACTTTGCTTTTGAGTACCAACATAACGGATGGCATTCCTTATCTGCACTGTTTCATGAAGGGAGCACGTCCTTTGGACTCTATTAAAGTACAGTGCTATAGAAGCTCTGAAAAGCTGGATAATTCTGAATATTTTGAAGAGATAACTCCAGATGAAGATTTGGATATATTCAATGTCACCTGGAGCTGGAGGATTAGCAATGAGGACTTTATTCAGGCACAGACTTTATACAAATGtgaagcagaactttttttgAGTGATCAGACATTCAGAATACAGGGAATAATGGACAAACCTAATGAAGGTAAACACAGATCATCTTATGTTATTACAAacgcacattttttttctattttatcatgGTATTCATAAATTTAGGAAGAGTTTACAGAGTTTAACTACAGCCATGTTTCttctatcatttaaaaataaaaacagaactggCTGCTCCCTTTTCCCATTCTTAGCTGCTTTTTCATAAATTGCATTGAAAATTCTTAGATTTTATCAGGTTTGGGTATCCTCTGGTTACTTTCTAAATACAACAACTGTCTATTACACCAGAATTATTGATGCTAAATTCATGTGCAATTCACATATGAAAATAGTAGTTTTGTAAACTTGAGCCCTGCAATTTATAAAAGAGAATTACACTATTTTAATCTTGTTCTTTCCTTCAATCATAGTTGGGACCACTGAAATCTTGTCTACAACAGTGAACATAACTGACAACCAAAGCAATCCTTTGACTACAAGACATCCTGAAAATTTCTCCACAAGCACAAATTCTGCAACTTTATACACCAGAACCCCCGAAGAGGGGACCACAACACCTCAATCTACATCTACAGTGCTCAGAAGTCACACCACATACAAGAAGCCCTTTTCTCCAGACACATGTAAGCATGAATCGAAAAAATTGTTTTGGCAATTTGACCCTTTGGCTGTAACAGTGACCAACCCTAACACTACAATCCCCGGTTGCTCCACCTGAGTTTAACAAGCTCACAGCACATAAAGTGCTTCCAGATAAAACTAAGCATAGAAAAGGTGAGTTTACTGCTGAAAGAATTTTATCATGGCAGATCAGTCTGGGCTGCCATTACAGACCCTTCTTAAAAATTATAGTTCTGAGCTGCTGATATTCTCTTTTTATAATTTCTGAGTCACAAATCACATTCACAGATCAAGAACTACTgattccttcctctggaccaactatatccatagggttttatatctaggataagtttatttccctggtggttgaacttgatggacctataaTGGACTTTTAAACAGACCctcagcagaaatgtaaaaaaaaaaaaaaaaaaaaaactgtggtccATATGAGGTATACAGGTGTAGGAGATAAACTGGGTAAATGAATATATGGACAGTAttagaaaacatataaatagatGCATAATTGAAACAAGAACATATTGCAATATACAACATGATATTGCAATGATTCTACAAATCAACCAATAACTATGCACTGCCTCACTGCATATAAATTAAGGTTGTAAATCTAAAAATGGTTGTATAGTATAGGTAGCACCTTATATTTTATAGTTCTGATAACTATTTGATTGTACAAACCTTTATGGTCCTACTGAAACGTGTGGTTAGCCTCAAGCTTACAAGCAACAGCTCTTTTATTGTGTCACTTCTCGTCACTTTAAGGTTACAAACAACAGATCTTGTattgtgttaagctgcgtacacacctgcaatttttctcgttggaaaggatctttcacgatcctttccaacgagaaaagactgcacgatgcatgaacgatgctgtacatacagcaccgttcatgctctatggagaggggagggggagagcgacggagcggcaccctgctgcgcgctctccccttccctttcattaggatcggtcgtcgtccatcgtccatggatccgccaggacggtcgtcggacgatggacgacgaccgactgtacacacggcagattttcgcccgataattggccgataccgattatcgggcgagaaaaatttgccgtgtgtacgcagctttacttatCCTAATCTCTGTACATGTGTTAATGTTTTCTTAACTCTTCTATTTTATTTCTACAGCCAGCAATGTCTTATCTATAACTCCTCAGAACCCATTGGTGCCACTTGGAGGGTCAATAAAACTAAATTGCTCTATTAATAATCCTTTCTGTACTCCTCACTGGACCGGGCTTGACATCAACCTTGGCAACGTGCATTCTGTTCCCGGTTATAGCATCCTGACAATAGAAAACGCAAGTGTCCCAATGGAGGGCACCAAATTGTGTGTACAAAGCTGCCGTGACGGCACCAGAAATTTGCAAAAATCAGTGTTTCTTCAAGTATATGGTGAgaatatgtaaatttaaaatcaaatcaaataaaagCCTGCTCTTTACCAAGAATAACTGTGAATACAACATCGTTTAACATCAGACTGatgctgttctctctctcttacttcttctctttctcctatCCACTTCACATATTTTTCAAGAGCTTTTAAGCTAAGGAAAGCTAGGATTTAACACTCAAATGAAACCTCTATTTAAATACCCTCCAAGTGCATCAAAGGAAAATATGTTTAACGTTTTACAggttatttttcttctaaaatggCAATAAAGCCGGAGTAGAAAAGCCCATCACTTGCTGCAGTCTGGGACCTTTTCTCCTGGTGGGGAAGCAGTCGTGTCTCTGCAGCGGTTGGATGCACTCACTA is part of the Pyxicephalus adspersus chromosome 3, UCB_Pads_2.0, whole genome shotgun sequence genome and encodes:
- the MADCAM1 gene encoding mucosal addressin cell adhesion molecule 1 isoform X1, translating into MAPSVISYILLHLFLRVSANYVLTITPQNPLVPFGGSIKLNCSINNPSCTTYWKGLDINLGSIYNAPGYSVLKIENADVRVEGTQICMINCPGRSKNLEKSVFLQVYALPETLLLSTNITDGIPYLHCFMKGARPLDSIKVQCYRSSEKLDNSEYFEEITPDEDLDIFNVTWSWRISNEDFIQAQTLYKCEAELFLSDQTFRIQGIMDKPNEVGTTEILSTTVNITDNQSNPLTTRHPENFSTSTNSATLYTRTPEEGTTTPQSTSTVLRSHTTYKKPFSPDTSSNVLSITPQNPLVPLGGSIKLNCSINNPFCTPHWTGLDINLGNVHSVPGYSILTIENASVPMEGTKLCVQSCRDGTRNLQKSVFLQVYALPKTLLLSTNITNGIPYLHCFLKQMRPYVDIKVQCYRGSEKLGASEDVTTDEHSNIFNVTWSWRISNKDFMQSQTLFKCEAELSLGEHTFRIMGILDKPNEARTTETLPTTVTITTNQPEALTTGLRKIVYTHTNSATSYTRTNKETPSSQSTSTVFRRYITYKELPTPETLRTTDPGNITEVNQTVVMTTATPATQRTSITECANLTTVPPHSENIIWMVIPAAGLVGSILLILHTWRQLHKKGFFQPNELPWSDCKHGPKDLVNSLETGSSSYQLKNQIKYS